In Magnetovibrio sp. PR-2, the following are encoded in one genomic region:
- a CDS encoding protein-disulfide reductase DsbD family protein: MIHVHRFFRPALVLLGTLLILSGEAFAATSDWIKTDHTELRIISQTDGAGEAKRLTFGLHYKLKPDWKIYWRSPGDAGFPPYVETDGSLNVTSTEILWPLPERFSVLGFETLGYKKEVVLPLAVEVDQPGEGLALNTQISYLACAEICIPYDAEITFQLPAGPATPSEEAHLINRYQSTVPGVGAGLGLELEALQFQRDPQNPEDQALLYVQASSAQAFTNPDAFIEGPEGLAYGEPSLTLSGDGKTALMEIEVKGLKYVKAPLDQGAFTVTLADAPRGAEFSATPAPLTQELAQLLKAQPEAAPAAGPSLLVMLALAVLGGLILNLMPCVLPVLSIKLLGVVGHGGSDTRTVRMSFLASAAGIITSFLVLAAALIVLKTAGLAIGWGIQFQHPWFLVAMALVVTLFACNLWGFFEVHLPEGVSELGAPTTHVHGLGSHFMTGALATLLATPCSAPFLGTAVGFALARGTFEILAIFAALGVGLALPYLLVALRPAFATKMPKPGRWMVILRRILGFALAGTGVWLVSILAIQVSQLAAALIGAILVVIAAMLFIHKRLHHRYGRMDWGAVAILSVLAFGVPDTISTSSEPASEPKLDALWTTFDQAAIREHVVAGRVVFVDVTAEWCITCQVNKAVVISDDIVYDRLTSSGTVAMQADWTRPSTVITNYLSSFGRYGIPFNAVYGPGAPGGIALPELLSTSEVISALDKAGSGAMAVGAKR; the protein is encoded by the coding sequence ATGATTCACGTGCACCGCTTTTTCCGCCCCGCTCTCGTGCTTTTGGGAACCCTGCTGATCCTCAGCGGCGAAGCCTTTGCGGCGACCAGCGATTGGATCAAAACCGATCACACCGAACTGCGCATCATTTCCCAAACCGACGGCGCGGGAGAGGCCAAGCGTTTGACCTTCGGCCTGCATTACAAGCTCAAGCCCGATTGGAAGATTTATTGGCGTTCGCCCGGTGACGCCGGATTTCCGCCCTATGTGGAAACGGACGGGTCCTTAAACGTCACAAGCACCGAAATTCTCTGGCCGTTACCCGAACGCTTTTCGGTCTTGGGCTTTGAAACGCTGGGCTACAAAAAAGAAGTCGTGCTGCCGCTGGCGGTCGAGGTCGACCAACCGGGAGAAGGCTTAGCGCTGAACACCCAGATCAGCTACCTGGCCTGCGCCGAAATCTGTATTCCCTATGACGCTGAGATCACCTTTCAACTTCCCGCCGGGCCCGCAACACCGTCCGAAGAAGCCCACCTGATAAACCGTTATCAAAGCACCGTTCCGGGCGTTGGCGCTGGATTGGGGTTGGAGCTCGAAGCCCTTCAGTTCCAAAGGGATCCCCAAAACCCCGAAGACCAAGCGCTGCTCTACGTCCAAGCGTCCTCCGCCCAAGCCTTCACCAATCCCGATGCGTTCATCGAAGGACCGGAAGGCTTGGCTTACGGCGAACCCAGCCTCACCCTCAGCGGCGACGGCAAAACGGCGTTGATGGAAATCGAGGTCAAAGGGCTTAAATACGTCAAAGCTCCGCTGGACCAAGGCGCGTTCACCGTCACCTTGGCCGATGCCCCGCGCGGTGCTGAATTTTCCGCAACGCCCGCGCCTCTAACACAAGAACTCGCTCAACTTCTAAAAGCTCAACCGGAAGCAGCCCCCGCTGCGGGGCCTTCGCTGTTGGTCATGCTGGCCTTGGCCGTGTTGGGCGGTTTGATTTTGAATTTAATGCCGTGCGTGCTGCCTGTGCTATCAATCAAACTGCTGGGCGTGGTCGGGCATGGCGGCAGCGACACCCGCACCGTGCGCATGAGCTTCTTAGCATCAGCTGCCGGCATCATCACCTCGTTCCTGGTTCTGGCCGCCGCCCTCATTGTTTTGAAAACGGCGGGCCTTGCTATTGGTTGGGGGATTCAGTTCCAACACCCGTGGTTCTTGGTCGCCATGGCCTTGGTGGTCACCTTGTTCGCCTGTAACCTCTGGGGCTTTTTTGAAGTGCACCTGCCCGAAGGCGTGTCCGAATTGGGCGCCCCCACCACCCACGTGCATGGCCTGGGCAGCCACTTCATGACGGGTGCGTTGGCGACGTTGTTGGCGACACCGTGCTCGGCACCCTTCCTGGGCACCGCCGTGGGCTTTGCTTTGGCGCGCGGCACGTTTGAGATTTTAGCAATCTTCGCCGCCCTTGGTGTCGGCTTGGCCCTGCCCTACTTGCTGGTAGCGCTGCGCCCGGCCTTTGCCACGAAGATGCCCAAGCCTGGACGCTGGATGGTCATCTTGCGCCGGATCTTAGGCTTTGCCCTCGCGGGCACCGGCGTGTGGTTGGTGAGCATTTTAGCCATCCAGGTGAGCCAACTGGCCGCGGCCTTAATCGGCGCGATTTTGGTCGTGATCGCCGCCATGCTCTTTATCCACAAACGCCTGCATCACCGCTATGGCCGCATGGATTGGGGCGCGGTTGCGATCTTGTCCGTGTTGGCATTTGGCGTGCCGGACACCATCTCCACCTCGTCCGAACCCGCATCCGAACCCAAGCTCGACGCCCTGTGGACGACGTTTGACCAAGCCGCCATCCGCGAACACGTCGTCGCCGGGCGCGTGGTGTTTGTCGATGTCACGGCAGAGTGGTGCATCACCTGCCAAGTGAACAAAGCCGTCGTGATCAGTGACGACATCGTCTATGACCGCCTGACAAGTTCCGGCACCGTCGCCATGCAAGCCGACTGGACCCGTCCCAGCACGGTGATTACAAACTATCTGTCCAGCTTCGGGCGTTACGGCATTCCGTTCAACGCGGTCTACGGCCCCGGAGCGCCGGGCGGGATTGCGCTGCCCGAGCTGTTGAGCACATCGGAAGTCATCTCGGCACTGGACAAAGCGGGCAGTGGCGCCATGGCGGTCGGCGCAAAACGCTAA
- a CDS encoding YqgE/AlgH family protein, with translation MNTKIPEDPYLAGQLLLAMPGMEDSRFTHSVIYVCAHNGDGAMGLVINQPMEDFTFEDLMEQLNLEQTSHKADPIIVQSGGPVEQGRGFVLHGSDYVHESTMVVNEDISLTGTVDILKALADGTGPQEHILALGYAGWGPGQLDEEILANGWLTVDADTDILFNTALDKKWQSAMAKLGIDLSLLSENAGHA, from the coding sequence ATGAACACAAAAATCCCCGAAGACCCGTATTTGGCCGGGCAACTTCTTCTCGCCATGCCGGGAATGGAAGACAGCCGCTTTACGCATTCGGTCATTTATGTCTGTGCGCACAATGGTGACGGCGCCATGGGATTGGTTATCAATCAACCCATGGAAGACTTTACCTTCGAAGATTTGATGGAGCAGCTCAACCTCGAGCAAACCAGCCACAAAGCCGACCCTATCATTGTGCAATCCGGTGGTCCGGTGGAGCAAGGCCGGGGATTTGTGCTGCACGGGTCGGACTATGTGCACGAAAGCACCATGGTGGTGAACGAAGACATATCGTTAACCGGCACCGTTGACATCTTGAAGGCCCTTGCAGATGGCACAGGCCCACAAGAGCACATTTTGGCATTGGGTTACGCCGGATGGGGACCGGGACAGTTGGACGAAGAAATCCTCGCCAACGGCTGGCTAACCGTGGATGCGGACACGGACATTTTGTTCAACACGGCGCTGGACAAAAAATGGCAAAGCGCCATGGCGAAGCTGGGCATCGATCTCAGCTTACTTAGTGAAAATGCCGGGCATGCTTGA
- a CDS encoding peroxiredoxin, translating into MSIQPGDKIPTATVFEMGPDGPEPVSTDDLFGGKTVVMFALPGAYTPTCSAQHLPGYIQLSEQLKAKGVDDIVCLSVNDAFVMAAWGQHQNVDGKVRMIADGSAELTKKLGLELDLTGGGMGVRSDRYAMIVKDGVVQSLDREEPKQFEISSAAVQLSRLNSD; encoded by the coding sequence ATGAGCATCCAACCCGGCGACAAAATCCCCACAGCCACCGTTTTCGAAATGGGCCCCGACGGCCCCGAACCGGTTTCTACCGATGATTTGTTTGGCGGGAAAACCGTTGTGATGTTCGCTTTGCCGGGCGCGTATACACCGACGTGCTCTGCCCAACACCTGCCGGGCTATATTCAGCTGTCCGAGCAACTCAAAGCCAAAGGCGTGGACGACATCGTCTGCTTGTCCGTCAACGATGCCTTCGTCATGGCCGCCTGGGGCCAACACCAAAATGTCGATGGCAAAGTGCGCATGATTGCAGACGGCTCTGCAGAACTGACGAAAAAGCTAGGCCTGGAACTGGATTTGACCGGCGGCGGCATGGGCGTGCGCTCGGACCGCTACGCCATGATCGTCAAAGACGGCGTGGTGCAAAGCCTAGACCGCGAAGAGCCGAAACAGTTCGAAATCTCCAGCGCAGCGGTTCAGTTGTCTAGACTGAATAGTGATTAG
- a CDS encoding peptidoglycan-binding domain-containing protein — translation MRPQGPVAIFIMTGILCTATHLWAANAPVSTFSPTFSPAISPTSGGLAGFETAAGGDIRRAEPQAPSGPAKNHIFTIQEELANQGFYLGPIDGRMGLQTEAAIRAYQASADLKVDGKATENLARDLVTGGQVNKLLKRLEDSRARTIERARDALLANPKTRNLLEEQDQLGSSTGEPNTKACMANPKPRCLLIEAASSARDIDKPEMRDWALGEILAAQARSGFAQDATATTRRIHDPRLIMVALRDIAKARAESGELEDALAAVDIIPDAYKQAEAYIHITEIQAQENPQFDPAQTEDQLGRYLDNVPSALSQISLYTRIAGVLAKAGFEPQAIRHIEAAERLLADLKTTEETDKALRYIAASYAESGMAKKALEVLGRVENGSADTPVLVAAATGLAQSGEASAALITADSIETVRYRALVLARIAAFQGGAGLIDEARETLVKAKKDAAKIKFPFAKAYAFSRISLAYNDVSISAAKAPDLFEQSVEAAHLITDERLKAHIFWTIADERRRAADLTGATRAQDAADTATDDILSPFSRVWMLCDIAIERTKRLENDGAWSVFNLALDEAKTIRNPWGRARALSKVAATMTTLMDQTAQTAQTSVPK, via the coding sequence ATGCGCCCACAAGGGCCCGTCGCCATTTTCATCATGACCGGGATACTGTGCACTGCCACTCATTTGTGGGCGGCGAACGCGCCTGTGTCGACCTTCTCGCCGACCTTCTCACCGGCCATCTCGCCGACCTCTGGGGGGCTGGCTGGTTTCGAAACCGCTGCGGGTGGCGACATTCGGCGTGCAGAGCCTCAAGCACCCTCCGGCCCGGCAAAGAACCATATCTTTACCATCCAAGAAGAACTCGCCAACCAAGGCTTTTACCTTGGCCCCATCGATGGACGTATGGGCCTGCAAACCGAAGCCGCCATCCGCGCTTATCAAGCCAGCGCCGACCTGAAGGTGGACGGCAAAGCCACTGAAAATCTGGCCCGGGATTTGGTCACAGGCGGACAGGTCAACAAGCTTCTCAAACGCCTGGAAGATTCCCGCGCGCGCACCATTGAACGCGCCCGCGATGCCTTGTTGGCCAACCCCAAAACGCGAAACCTGCTCGAAGAACAAGACCAACTGGGCAGCAGCACTGGCGAACCCAATACGAAAGCCTGCATGGCGAACCCCAAGCCACGGTGTTTGCTGATCGAAGCGGCGTCGAGTGCCCGCGATATCGATAAGCCGGAAATGCGCGATTGGGCCTTGGGTGAAATTCTCGCGGCCCAGGCGCGCTCCGGTTTTGCGCAAGACGCCACGGCGACAACACGGCGCATCCACGACCCCCGATTGATTATGGTCGCCCTGCGCGACATCGCCAAAGCGCGCGCCGAATCTGGTGAGCTTGAAGATGCGCTGGCCGCCGTCGACATCATCCCGGACGCCTACAAACAAGCCGAAGCCTACATTCACATCACGGAAATCCAAGCCCAGGAAAACCCGCAGTTCGATCCGGCCCAGACCGAAGACCAATTGGGCAGGTATTTGGACAACGTCCCGTCTGCGCTGTCGCAAATATCGCTCTACACCCGCATCGCAGGCGTACTGGCCAAAGCCGGATTTGAACCCCAAGCCATCCGTCATATCGAAGCCGCCGAACGCTTGCTTGCAGACCTAAAGACGACGGAAGAGACCGACAAGGCGCTACGCTACATTGCGGCCAGCTACGCCGAAAGCGGCATGGCCAAAAAAGCTTTGGAGGTCTTGGGCCGCGTTGAAAACGGGTCCGCCGACACCCCTGTTTTGGTCGCCGCAGCAACGGGGCTTGCCCAATCGGGCGAAGCCAGTGCGGCGTTGATTACGGCCGACAGCATTGAAACCGTGCGCTACCGCGCTTTGGTCTTGGCGCGCATCGCCGCGTTTCAAGGCGGTGCAGGTTTGATCGACGAAGCCCGTGAGACCTTGGTCAAAGCCAAAAAAGACGCGGCTAAAATTAAATTCCCATTTGCCAAGGCCTACGCCTTTTCGCGCATTTCTTTGGCGTACAACGACGTCTCCATCAGCGCGGCTAAGGCCCCCGATTTGTTCGAGCAATCCGTCGAAGCGGCCCATCTGATCACGGATGAACGCCTCAAAGCGCATATCTTTTGGACCATTGCCGATGAACGCCGGCGCGCCGCAGACTTAACCGGCGCAACCCGCGCTCAAGACGCCGCCGATACCGCCACTGATGATATTTTAAGCCCTTTTTCCCGGGTGTGGATGCTCTGCGATATCGCCATTGAACGAACCAAGCGCTTGGAAAACGATGGTGCATGGTCGGTGTTCAATCTTGCCTTGGACGAAGCCAAAACCATTCGAAACCCCTGGGGGCGCGCCCGGGCCCTGAGCAAGGTGGCGGCGACCATG
- a CDS encoding TAXI family TRAP transporter solute-binding subunit, producing the protein MLKLTGTAAALLVSFLPLQAGAFTAITISTGSTSGVYYPAGQAICAAVNKNTRKHGIECRAIPSKGSAENIRRIQNGEADFGIVQSDAQYYAVKGFGPYKKFGPDDSLRAALALHNEAFTIVARKDAGIHHLRDLKGKRVDVGHPNSGQYTDMKLMMGMRKWSFKDFAKVTKSDLQKQSELLCNNEIDAFVVTIGHMSDHIKDTSAKCDVEIVSAYDKLTLKLVEKFPYYSRLRIPADSYNGTPAPVPTFGVTATLMTSIRQSDRVVKRVIQSVFDDFIDFRFAHSAFFHLKPDDMVNYEHSAELHDGALKHFMNMGFNPSVDKVRAPR; encoded by the coding sequence ATGCTGAAATTAACGGGCACAGCTGCAGCTCTACTTGTGAGCTTTCTACCGCTTCAAGCAGGGGCTTTTACCGCCATCACCATCTCCACAGGCAGCACGTCCGGGGTCTATTACCCGGCGGGACAAGCCATTTGCGCGGCGGTCAATAAGAATACAAGAAAGCATGGCATTGAGTGTCGGGCGATCCCGTCCAAGGGATCAGCGGAAAATATCCGCCGCATACAAAACGGTGAGGCCGATTTTGGCATCGTGCAATCCGACGCACAGTACTACGCCGTCAAAGGCTTTGGCCCGTATAAGAAATTCGGCCCCGATGATTCCTTGCGCGCAGCTCTCGCGTTGCACAACGAAGCCTTCACCATTGTTGCCCGGAAAGACGCGGGTATTCACCACCTGCGTGATCTCAAAGGCAAACGCGTCGATGTGGGCCATCCAAATTCGGGCCAGTACACCGACATGAAGTTGATGATGGGCATGCGCAAATGGTCGTTTAAAGACTTCGCCAAAGTCACCAAAAGCGATCTGCAAAAACAAAGTGAGTTGCTGTGCAACAATGAAATCGACGCCTTCGTCGTCACCATCGGGCATATGAGCGACCACATCAAAGACACATCAGCCAAATGCGACGTCGAGATTGTGTCCGCCTATGACAAGCTGACCCTGAAGCTGGTGGAAAAGTTCCCCTATTATTCCCGCTTGCGTATTCCCGCGGACTCTTACAACGGCACGCCTGCACCTGTGCCGACGTTTGGCGTGACGGCAACGTTGATGACCTCCATACGCCAGTCTGACCGGGTTGTGAAACGGGTGATCCAATCCGTGTTCGACGACTTCATCGATTTTCGTTTTGCCCACTCAGCGTTCTTCCATTTAAAGCCGGACGATATGGTGAACTATGAACACTCCGCCGAGCTGCACGACGGCGCGCTCAAGCACTTCATGAACATGGGGTTTAATCCGTCCGTGGATAAGGTGCGCGCGCCGCGCTAA
- a CDS encoding M16 family metallopeptidase encodes MNNSPENTSVKITRLDNGLNIITDEMPSVETASAGVWIEAGARNEAPKVNGVSHMLEHMTFKGTKKRSAQAFAEEIEDVGGHINAYTSRESTAYYAKVLKEDLGLAVDMVSDLVLNATLDSEELERERGVILQEINQAQDTPDDVIFDLFQDACFPNQPLGRPVLGTFDGISNMPRGDVLDYMKGHYCPDAMVMAAAGNFEHDRLVEMAQTQFAGATVATSQRENETAHYVGGDIREQRDIEQVQLLMGFEAYNYTDDDFYAASVMSMLFGGGMSSRLFQEVREKRGLVYSVYSFITAYADTGVLGIYAGTGEKEVAELIPVVCDEIGKMTQTLDEKELIRAKAQLKSSVLMSLESTSSRAEQLARQMMIFGRAIPVTEAVSKIEAVDAATIKRVSEEIFSSAPTLASLGPIDQVEDFDTFKARLG; translated from the coding sequence TTGAACAATTCCCCTGAGAACACCTCCGTCAAAATCACTCGGCTGGATAACGGCCTGAACATCATCACAGATGAAATGCCCAGCGTGGAAACCGCGTCGGCAGGTGTGTGGATCGAAGCAGGCGCGCGCAACGAAGCGCCCAAAGTCAACGGCGTGTCCCACATGCTGGAACACATGACGTTCAAGGGCACCAAAAAGCGTTCTGCCCAAGCCTTCGCCGAAGAAATCGAAGACGTCGGCGGGCACATCAATGCCTACACATCACGCGAAAGCACGGCTTACTACGCCAAGGTCCTCAAAGAAGACTTAGGTCTCGCCGTCGATATGGTTTCCGACCTGGTCTTGAACGCAACGCTGGACAGTGAAGAGCTGGAACGCGAGCGCGGCGTGATTTTGCAAGAAATCAACCAAGCCCAAGACACCCCCGACGATGTGATCTTCGATCTGTTCCAAGATGCGTGTTTCCCCAACCAACCCTTAGGCCGCCCAGTGCTGGGTACGTTTGACGGTATATCCAACATGCCCCGCGGTGATGTTTTGGATTATATGAAGGGACACTATTGCCCGGACGCTATGGTCATGGCTGCGGCGGGCAACTTCGAACACGACCGTTTGGTCGAAATGGCACAGACCCAATTTGCAGGTGCGACGGTTGCCACGTCCCAACGTGAAAACGAAACGGCCCACTATGTCGGCGGCGACATCCGCGAGCAGCGTGACATCGAACAGGTTCAATTGTTGATGGGCTTCGAAGCTTACAACTACACCGACGACGATTTTTACGCCGCTTCGGTCATGTCCATGTTGTTTGGCGGCGGCATGTCGTCGCGCCTGTTCCAAGAGGTCCGCGAAAAACGTGGTCTGGTGTATTCAGTTTACAGCTTCATCACTGCTTACGCCGACACGGGTGTGTTGGGCATCTATGCCGGCACGGGCGAAAAAGAAGTCGCCGAACTGATCCCCGTGGTGTGTGACGAGATCGGCAAAATGACACAGACCTTGGATGAAAAAGAACTGATCCGCGCCAAAGCCCAGCTGAAATCATCCGTGTTGATGAGCCTGGAAAGCACCTCATCGCGCGCCGAACAATTGGCGCGTCAGATGATGATTTTCGGGCGCGCTATTCCTGTAACGGAAGCCGTTTCCAAGATCGAAGCCGTGGATGCGGCCACCATCAAACGTGTATCGGAAGAAATTTTCTCATCCGCCCCGACGCTGGCCAGCCTTGGCCCCATCGACCAAGTCGAAGACTTCGACACCTTCAAAGCACGTCTGGGTTAA
- the rnhA gene encoding ribonuclease HI → MAKDIVEIFTDGACSGNPGPGGWGVVMRWNDHEKELSDFEAETTNNRMELMAAIRGLEQLKRDVGKVRLTTDSTYVKDGITKWIFGWKKNGWKTAAKKPVKNKDLWMRLDEALKGKDVEWDWVKGHAGHPENERCDELARLAIKQYRDAYSQD, encoded by the coding sequence ATGGCTAAAGACATCGTTGAAATTTTTACGGACGGAGCGTGCTCCGGCAACCCCGGCCCCGGGGGCTGGGGCGTGGTCATGCGTTGGAACGATCACGAAAAAGAACTGTCCGATTTCGAAGCTGAGACCACCAACAACCGCATGGAACTGATGGCCGCCATTCGCGGGCTCGAACAGCTCAAACGCGACGTCGGCAAAGTGCGTCTCACCACCGACAGCACCTACGTGAAAGACGGCATCACCAAATGGATCTTCGGCTGGAAGAAAAACGGCTGGAAGACGGCAGCGAAGAAGCCCGTCAAAAACAAAGACCTGTGGATGCGGCTAGACGAAGCCCTGAAGGGCAAAGACGTCGAGTGGGACTGGGTCAAAGGCCACGCCGGACATCCGGAAAACGAACGCTGCGACGAACTGGCGCGGCTTGCGATTAAGCAGTACAGGGATGCTTATAGCCAAGACTGA
- a CDS encoding permease: MSSNEAAAQKTSCCSTSSAPDPKSAPWYTKFKIEKAWLASAVILGVLAVVVPEQLQPSAVFVWDAVLGILPFLLLAVASAAYAGASGADNLIAKAFSGHIAVMVLVAASFGALSPFCSCGVIPLIAALLAMGVPLAPVMAFWLASPLMDPTMFFVTSGELGMDFAIAKTMAAFGVGLMGGYGTLILSSTPLLTNPLREGVGNGGCGASTVRAPKAVHWAFWQDPARRQKFWSEGLKSALFLLKWLVLAYLLESLMVAYVPPSLIADVAGDGGLLSIFVASLIGVPAYLNGYAAVPLVSGLIQGGMAPGAGMAFLIAGGVTSLPAAIAVYALARLPVFGLYLAFSLGGATLVGLLFQAWAV; this comes from the coding sequence ATGTCCTCAAATGAAGCCGCTGCCCAGAAAACGTCCTGTTGTTCAACGTCCTCAGCGCCGGATCCCAAATCCGCTCCGTGGTACACGAAGTTCAAGATTGAAAAAGCGTGGTTGGCTTCGGCCGTCATTTTGGGGGTGCTGGCTGTGGTCGTGCCTGAACAGCTGCAACCCAGTGCGGTGTTTGTCTGGGATGCGGTTTTGGGCATTTTGCCGTTTTTACTTCTGGCTGTGGCCAGTGCGGCTTATGCCGGGGCCAGCGGTGCGGACAATCTGATCGCCAAGGCCTTTTCCGGCCACATCGCTGTCATGGTGTTGGTGGCGGCTTCGTTTGGCGCACTTTCGCCATTTTGTTCGTGCGGTGTGATTCCGCTGATCGCGGCTTTGTTGGCCATGGGGGTGCCCTTGGCCCCGGTGATGGCGTTTTGGCTGGCGTCGCCGCTGATGGATCCGACCATGTTTTTTGTCACGTCCGGTGAGCTGGGCATGGACTTCGCCATCGCCAAAACCATGGCGGCGTTTGGTGTTGGATTAATGGGGGGGTATGGCACGCTGATCCTGTCGTCTACACCGCTGTTGACCAATCCGCTGCGCGAAGGTGTCGGCAATGGCGGGTGTGGGGCATCGACGGTTCGCGCGCCCAAGGCCGTGCACTGGGCGTTTTGGCAAGACCCCGCGCGTCGTCAAAAATTCTGGTCCGAAGGCCTGAAGTCCGCGCTGTTTTTGCTCAAATGGTTGGTGTTGGCGTATTTGCTGGAAAGCTTGATGGTAGCGTACGTGCCCCCCAGTCTGATCGCGGACGTGGCGGGTGATGGTGGCTTGCTGTCCATCTTCGTTGCGAGCCTCATCGGTGTGCCCGCTTATTTGAACGGTTATGCCGCGGTGCCTTTGGTCAGTGGCTTGATCCAGGGCGGCATGGCGCCCGGCGCAGGTATGGCGTTTTTGATCGCAGGTGGGGTCACCAGCTTACCCGCAGCAATCGCCGTGTATGCCTTGGCCCGCTTGCCCGTGTTTGGCCTCTACTTGGCCTTTTCACTGGGCGGTGCGACGTTGGTTGGTTTGCTGTTCCAAGCGTGGGCGGTTTAG
- a CDS encoding homoserine kinase: MAVYTEISDDDLNAFVAQYDIGEVLSCKGIAEGVENSNYLLVTSQAPFILTLYEKRVDPDDLPFFLELTEHLSRAGVPCPTPVRARDGEALRALSERPAAIVTFLNGMWPKRVQNHHCAELGRAMAEMHVAASRFEKGRPNTLSVDNWRPLFVSCDGRGDEVQPGLNAILLAELDALEASWPKDLPQGIIHADLFPDNVFFRGETLSGLIDFYFACTDTFMYDVAICLNAWCFERDGDFNVTKARKMLAAYSKVRPLSGSEMNALPILARGAAMRFLLTRLYDWLNTPDTAFVTRKDPLEYLNKLRFHQRVSGPGAYGLD; the protein is encoded by the coding sequence ATGGCTGTTTATACGGAAATCTCCGACGATGATCTCAACGCTTTTGTCGCCCAGTACGACATTGGCGAAGTGTTGTCGTGCAAGGGCATTGCCGAAGGGGTGGAAAACTCAAACTATCTATTGGTGACGAGCCAAGCCCCGTTCATTTTGACGTTGTACGAAAAGCGCGTGGATCCGGACGACCTGCCGTTCTTTTTGGAGCTCACCGAACATTTATCCCGCGCCGGTGTGCCGTGTCCAACGCCTGTGCGGGCGCGTGACGGCGAAGCGTTGAGAGCACTTAGCGAACGCCCGGCCGCCATCGTCACGTTCTTAAACGGTATGTGGCCCAAGCGGGTGCAAAACCATCACTGCGCTGAGCTGGGCCGTGCCATGGCCGAGATGCATGTGGCAGCCTCTCGCTTTGAGAAGGGCCGCCCCAATACGCTCAGTGTCGACAACTGGCGGCCTTTGTTTGTGTCTTGCGACGGGCGCGGTGATGAAGTTCAGCCGGGCTTAAACGCTATCTTGTTGGCGGAGTTGGACGCGCTGGAGGCCAGCTGGCCCAAAGACTTGCCCCAAGGCATCATTCACGCGGATCTCTTTCCCGACAATGTGTTCTTTCGGGGAGAAACGCTCAGCGGACTGATCGATTTTTATTTCGCCTGCACAGATACTTTCATGTATGACGTGGCGATCTGTTTGAACGCGTGGTGCTTTGAGCGGGACGGCGATTTTAACGTTACCAAAGCGCGCAAAATGTTGGCGGCTTATAGCAAGGTGCGGCCCTTGAGCGGGTCTGAAATGAACGCACTGCCGATTTTGGCCCGTGGTGCCGCCATGCGCTTTTTGTTAACGCGTCTTTATGATTGGTTGAATACACCGGACACGGCTTTTGTCACGCGCAAGGACCCGTTGGAATATTTAAACAAGCTGCGCTTTCATCAAAGGGTCTCGGGCCCCGGCGCATATGGATTGGATTAA